A stretch of Lathyrus oleraceus cultivar Zhongwan6 chromosome 6, CAAS_Psat_ZW6_1.0, whole genome shotgun sequence DNA encodes these proteins:
- the LOC127093211 gene encoding protein WVD2-like 5, translating into MMDSINPLPADGLDVVHQNGVDDEPSNSGEDGVVSNGLDPHVTETTETVALNGNFESFDLSESTATGNSAMEETEETNDSVDGNSLTVSKEKEVKITVQTEQSKAQKGPVKIKNAKVASSSGVRASLVKNNKIGKDKQASSAVSNGTSAVDSRPKQPSKSRSFNDRQSQLSKHPSKSEAASSQVAAEKKNPKSLKKGTLDKVQGEAEPSLTNAEDAKPRRVGTLPNYGFSFRCGERAEKRREFLNKVEEKIQAKEEEKSTLQAKSKESQEAEIKKLRKSLTFKATPMPTFYQEPAPPKVELKKIPTTRAKSPKLGRKKNSTNSESDGNGSTSSRQGRLSLQEKVLQSNSTKGITLVNQKKPIRKSLPTRLASEKTNSTAAPTSRATKKDTTLTKATNEEKTEIVAVNEEKTETIAANEENNTLSSETNAALPLNVVPSDKPSEEESHVNGDITVVEENPHLTLSPEAITTVH; encoded by the exons ATGATGGATTCAATTAACCCTTTGCCCGCTGATGGACTTGATGTGGTCCACCAAAATGGCGTTGATGACGAACCTTCTAATTCTGGAGAGGACGGTGTTGTTTCAAATGGCTTAGACCCCCATGTTACTGAAACTACAGAAACCGTAGCTTTGAATGGAAATTTTGAAAGTTTCGACCTGTCAGAAAGCACTGCAACTGGAAACTCGGCTATGGAGGAAACTGAAGAAACAAATGACAGTGTGGATGGCAATAGTCTCACTGTTTCAAAG GAAAAGGAAGTGAAGATAACAGTTCAAACGGAACAATCAAAAGCACAGAAGGGTCCTGTCAAGATTAAGAATGCAAAGGTTGCTAGTTCCAGTGGTGTTCGTGCTAGTTTGGTGAAAAACAACAAAATTGGAAAAGACAAACAAGCATCATCTGCTGTTTCAAATGGAACTTCTGCTGTAGACTCCCGCCCAAAACAGCCTAGTAAAAGCAGATCATTCAATGACCGGCAGTCCCAATTGTCCAAG CACCCTTCAAAGTCTGAGGCAGCATCTTCTCAAGTTGCAGC GGAGAAGAAAAATCCAAAATCATTGAAAAAGGGAACTCTTGATAAAGTTCAAGGAGAAGCAGAACCTTCTCT TACCAATGCAGAAGATGCCAAACCTCGCAGGGTGGGGACACTTCCAAATTATGGATTCAGTTTCAGGTGCGGTGAACGAGCTGAGAAAAGGAGAGAG TTCCTCAATAAGGTTGAGGAAAAGATTcaggcaaaggaggaggagaaGAGTACCTTGCAGGCAAAATCCAAG GAGAGCCAAGAAGCCGAGATTAAAAAGCTTAGGAAGAGTCTAACTTTTAAAGCAACTCCAATGCCAACTTTCTATCAGGAGCCTGCTCCTCCTAAGGTAGAGCTGAAGAAG ATACCAACCACAAGAGCTAAATCTCCCAAGCTCGGGCGAAAGAAGAATTCCACAAATTCAGAGTCTGATGGAAACGGAAGCACCAGTTCTCGACAAGGTCGATTAAGTCTGCAGGAGAAAGTGCTACAGAGCAACTCCACTAAAGGAATTACCCTTGTCAATCAAAAGAAGCCGATACGAAAGTCCCTTCCTACTCGACTGGCTTCTGAAAAGACCAATTCAACCGCGGCACCTACATCGAGGGCAACAAAGAAAGATACTACCTTAACCAAAGCTACAAATGAAGAGAAAACCGAGATCGTTGCAGTCAATGAAGAGAAAACGGAGACCATTGCAGCCAATGAAGAGAACAATACTCTTTCCAGTGAGACAAATGCTGCTCTTCCTCTGAATGTGGTTCCTTCAGATAAACCAAGTGAAGAAGAATCTCATGTGAATGGTGACATAACAGTGGTTGAAGAGAATCCTCACCTTACCTTGTCACCAGAAGCGATAACGACCGTGCATTGA